Part of the Phycisphaerales bacterium genome, GCGCAGATCGCCTGCGGCCGGGAGCGTCGGACGCTGGATGGACTGTCTCTTGAGAGCTCGCTGATCGACCGCGTGACCGAGCTCGCCAGCGGGCTCGACCTGGCGATGATGATCCAGAAGGAACGCGACCACGCGGGATACGACTACGTCATCTTGCCCGCAAGCGATGACCCGGACGCTGAGCTGCACCCGGTGCTGAAGCTCTGGAAGGTCGACAAGAACAAGAACGAAGCGATGGGCGTCTCCTATTGCATCGGTCGCGAAGGTCCGATGCACCACATCCCCAGCGTGCGGGCGGTGGCGTCGGGTTCCGCGTCGGAGGTCGCCAAGCTGAGCGAGGCGCTCGCGAACGAACTCGCAGGGCTGGCGATGTTCCACGCGTTTCCGCTGAGCACGCACGTACCCGAGGACGCCGAGCCGCCGCACGTGCTGGAGGTCTTCCCGCACAGCGCCGACAAGTGGAGCGCGCTCCAGAAGCTGGTCGACCGCGTGGGCGTGTCCCACGATCGGATCGCGGCGATCGGAGACCAGGCCAACGACCTGCACATGCTCGAGGGTGCGGCCCTGGGCGTGGCGATGGGCGAGGCGCCGGACTTCGTGAAGGCCAAGGCCGACCGCATCGCCGAGCCGTGCGCCGAGCACGGCGTAGCGCTGACCATCGACCGCATCCTGAGCGGCGAGTGGTGATCGCGTGCAGACGCTCGCGGAGATCAAGGCGCTCATGGAATCGCGTGGCCTTCGGCCGAAACGATCTCTCGGGCAGAACTTCCTGACCGACCACAATCTGATCCTCAAGCTCGTCGCGGCGTGCGGTGTTGGCTCTGCCGATCGCGTGCTGGAGGTCGGGCCGGGAACTGGGACGCTGACCGAGGCGTTGCTCGACACGGGCGCGCGGGTGCTGTCGTGCGAACTCGACGATGCGCTCTCGGAGCTTCTCCGCGAGCGGCTTGGCGGTCGGGAGAACTGGTCGCTAGTGCACGGAGATTGCCTGGATGGCAAGCGGGCTCTCAACCCGGCGATCGTTGAGTGGATTGGTAACGAACCGATCAAGCTCGTGGCGAACCTGCCGTACGGCTGCGCAACGCCGTTGATGTCGACGCTGCTGCTGCAATACCCGGGCTGCGACGTGCTGGGCGTGACGATCCAGAAGGAACTGGGCGATCGACTGCTGGCCGGGCCGGGCTCGCGGGACTATGGCCCGATCTCGGTCATCGCCCAGGCCGCGTGCGAGGTCGAGAAGATCGCCCACCTTCCGCCGGCGTGCTTCTGGCCGCGCCCGCAGGTGGACAGCTCGATGCTCGTGCTGCGGCGGCGTGCAGCGCCGATGTGCGATCTTCACGCACTGAGTGGCGTGTGCGCCGCGCTGTTCCAGCAGCGCCGCAAGCGCATCGCCAAGCCATTGCGCGAGTTGATCGGCGATCGGGAGCCACCCGAGGGCGTCTCGCCCGACCAGCGAGCCGAGGAGCTCTCGCTGGAGGCGTTTTGCCGGCTCGCCGATCAGGTCTCGGCCATGCGAGCGGCCAGCGACGCGATGCGCGATCCGTAGAATCGCGCCGTCTCGAGGTCGCCCGAGGGCGGTGACTGCTCGGGTGGAAGGTTGTCCGACTGGGCGTAGGCGCCGAGGAAGCCGCCCATGCGATTGGGCGTGTCCGGTCGACGGCCTGTCGCATCTCCGGGCGGCATCATGCCAAGCGACACCCACAGCATGCTGTGCTGGCCCGCGAAGCAGATGAGGTCCTGGAGGGTGTTGAGCTTATCTCCGGCGAGGCTGCCGCTGTTGCTGAAGCCGCCCGCGAGCTTGTCCTTCCAGCCCTGCTGGAACCAGATGCCGCTGCTGTTCTCCATGAACACCTTCAACTCGGCCGTGACCGAGCCCATGTAGGTCGGGCAGCCAAAGACGATG contains:
- a CDS encoding HAD hydrolase family protein; this encodes MPSHYDLIAIDLDGTLVGRTGAVSQENLEAVWRARRAGIGVTICTGRVLSECHAVLDMLEQLDPVVVSGGAQIACGRERRTLDGLSLESSLIDRVTELASGLDLAMMIQKERDHAGYDYVILPASDDPDAELHPVLKLWKVDKNKNEAMGVSYCIGREGPMHHIPSVRAVASGSASEVAKLSEALANELAGLAMFHAFPLSTHVPEDAEPPHVLEVFPHSADKWSALQKLVDRVGVSHDRIAAIGDQANDLHMLEGAALGVAMGEAPDFVKAKADRIAEPCAEHGVALTIDRILSGEW
- the rsmA gene encoding 16S rRNA (adenine(1518)-N(6)/adenine(1519)-N(6))-dimethyltransferase RsmA, whose protein sequence is MQTLAEIKALMESRGLRPKRSLGQNFLTDHNLILKLVAACGVGSADRVLEVGPGTGTLTEALLDTGARVLSCELDDALSELLRERLGGRENWSLVHGDCLDGKRALNPAIVEWIGNEPIKLVANLPYGCATPLMSTLLLQYPGCDVLGVTIQKELGDRLLAGPGSRDYGPISVIAQAACEVEKIAHLPPACFWPRPQVDSSMLVLRRRAAPMCDLHALSGVCAALFQQRRKRIAKPLRELIGDREPPEGVSPDQRAEELSLEAFCRLADQVSAMRAASDAMRDP
- a CDS encoding flavodoxin family protein, which produces MTLVAIVYHSAFGHTKKQAEAVAQGVRDAGAEVALHSAEEFPAPAKNEYAAPWDTLERADAIVFGCPTYMGSVTAELKVFMENSSGIWFQQGWKDKLAGGFSNSGSLAGDKLNTLQDLICFAGQHSMLWVSLGMMPPGDATGRRPDTPNRMGGFLGAYAQSDNLPPEQSPPSGDLETARFYGSRIASLAARMAET